A single Natranaerobius thermophilus JW/NM-WN-LF DNA region contains:
- a CDS encoding YeiH family protein translates to MTKKPGLTSRLDQSLLQSLGPGLGFVFIIALFSLFVNFLYDPVSSVIVALLIGLLLSNLCSIPESINPGSDFAAKKLLKLGIILMGVRLSFFEIIELGSLSLLIIIVCILLALTLVTQLSKKFGVPYNLAILIAIGTAICGNSAIVASSPIIKAKDEEVAFSVATITTFGLSAIVIYPLIGMMLGMSSLEFGTWAGTAINDTGQVVAAAFSFSESAGEVATVIKLTRNIFIAPLLLYLSYISSRDIRDGERECERDGERESERVGESECKKESECKKESESKCEGVGEGENHGNEQASKRVSFIKVFPWFVIGFLVMVALRTVDIFPQLGIDILSNLSNLLIVMALAGIGLGINLSSLKELGIKAFLTGLLASVIMG, encoded by the coding sequence ATGACAAAAAAACCAGGATTAACATCACGTTTAGATCAAAGTTTACTTCAAAGCTTAGGTCCAGGTTTAGGATTTGTATTTATAATTGCTTTGTTTTCGCTATTTGTTAATTTTTTATATGATCCAGTAAGTTCGGTGATAGTTGCACTTTTAATTGGACTTCTTTTGAGCAATCTGTGTTCTATCCCAGAAAGCATTAATCCAGGAAGTGATTTTGCTGCTAAAAAGCTTTTAAAACTGGGGATAATTTTAATGGGGGTTAGGCTCAGTTTTTTTGAGATAATTGAGCTCGGAAGTTTATCTCTACTTATAATCATAGTATGTATATTACTTGCACTTACATTAGTTACACAACTATCTAAAAAATTTGGCGTACCATATAATCTGGCCATCTTAATAGCAATAGGAACGGCCATCTGCGGAAATAGTGCCATTGTGGCTAGCTCACCAATTATTAAGGCCAAGGATGAGGAAGTAGCTTTTTCTGTTGCCACTATTACGACTTTTGGCTTGAGTGCTATAGTTATCTATCCTCTCATTGGGATGATGCTAGGGATGAGCTCTTTGGAGTTCGGAACCTGGGCAGGAACGGCCATAAATGACACGGGCCAAGTGGTGGCTGCTGCCTTCTCATTTAGTGAGTCTGCTGGAGAAGTCGCCACAGTTATCAAGTTGACCAGGAATATATTTATTGCTCCCTTGTTATTATATCTGTCTTATATAAGCAGCAGAGATATCAGAGACGGTGAAAGAGAATGTGAAAGAGACGGTGAAAGAGAAAGTGAGAGGGTAGGTGAAAGTGAATGTAAAAAAGAAAGTGAATGTAAAAAAGAAAGTGAAAGTAAATGTGAGGGAGTTGGGGAAGGAGAAAATCATGGGAATGAGCAAGCCAGTAAGCGGGTTAGCTTTATAAAAGTCTTTCCCTGGTTTGTTATCGGTTTTTTGGTCATGGTAGCCCTCAGGACTGTAGATATATTTCCTCAGCTTGGAATCGATATTTTGAGTAATCTATCCAATTTATTGATTGTTATGGCCCTTGCCGGTATAGGGCTGGGGATAAATTTATCATCTTTAAAAGAACTTGGAATTAAAGCATTTTTGACAGGTCTACTTGCATCTGTGATTATGGGTTGA